A window of the Aspergillus flavus chromosome 6, complete sequence genome harbors these coding sequences:
- a CDS encoding putative ubiquitin-like modifier — MADAGLPTGDAPAPVEHLNIKVTDNNNEVFFKIKRSTQLKKLMDAFCERQGKQISTVRFLFDGTRVRPEDTPDTLEMADGDTLEVHQEQIGG, encoded by the exons ATGGCCGATGCAGGACTCCCCACTGGCGATGCCCCTGCTCCCGTTGAGCatctcaatatcaaagtgaccgacaacaacaatgaagtcttcttcaagatcaagCGTTCGACGCAGCTCAAGAAGCTGATGGACGCGTTCTGTGAGCGTCAAGGGAAGCAGATCTCCACTGTCCGTTTCTTGTTCGACGGAACTCGTGTACGCCCGGAAGACACGCCAGACACT CTGGAGATGGCCGACGGCGATACCTTGGAAGTTCACCAGGAGCAGATCGGTGGTTAG
- a CDS encoding nuclear pore complex protein, with the protein MAPLIKSAGSAGFTSVNAARGSTSNDPEIIEIDDDDDEPMDDEEDVDANEQDDEEEEEVEEYEEDEEDNDSLEEMNGINGGSESPLDLGSFQNGHKAFDMTTPELFTSAGAQQALHPLRRTADRVTRQIEAFAEKLDRFKQKENRDSEFENYQAAYQLVKSYQNLANDSIEDISKQNTLKRAKMGWNTSRTNGTAAQDPKTQEELQRLQLEANTWQLLLNLISINDPPSRASAKQAQETAFQNLHRYSTDREIWEQFVGADHYALECVIIMKWLEHTSKSASQDIDSIISELEAQAQRGQGMWTHGWLYTKETIKGQKRLRAWPQPLEPNDPAVAASLLVSEKSESMITQLDPDAVTRQKQKLQKQDQFHERATWMTCWKMLRQGESWTKIREWAESCLENWRAVSLCGSSVDASSSRGERTPVDDGTTRMMNWRSQTTWRNACSALARSQGTEDFERAVYALLCGETEAAFKVCQSWDDYLYVYFNSVVLSRYQGFCKQFQRKLNHSPTVPVAFVPEPVGYADVNKFVLYTKGNDRVGVEARNPYRTIQAAILGKGYDSFFHSLAKAVSQAAASKGDLSFVPDLPPAAVDDSLLIAAEDGDALRIATHLYIIANSLGYVRSDTQFSTNASINVIGYIANLEEARIYDIIPLYASLLPTYQAHSVLGQILIEVVDPRERRQQVRLMENHGIDVEAVLRDQWQWVSASVSSVEHSSTLKRYPKVVRRKDGLPEVVPVKKDYIGTDVSGTEERVIRSLEWLRHVDGQWGRICQLGALLYRKFYVTGRLAAARELSRRMRLSDISRESFGFDLTEIPFGVGDGAEASTPEPSSPTKSRLFGSPHKRNRSLTNRLPSDEQTSLLVQQSQTMRDLEELILAFNALEWFAVVCEKLDKNKRRRDSGTIKNLKDELQESLDEVSVHVDALLDEWLMGAEDETEQAELEEIRKTYIPELFLDYHNALYYAGHVLTSELLVQCMNLAMQVSENEYLTSAFVASRRMAELVDALALSSKAMVNTQAKPGKKLLGGESLGIWNVDVPDEDNGLPEAQ; encoded by the exons ATGGCTCCTTTAATAAAGTCTGCGGGGTCCGCTGGCTTTACGTCAGTAAAT GCTGCCCGGGGGTCGACGTCGAATGACCCGGAGATCATCGAGAtagacgacgacgatgacgaaccaatggacgatgaggaagacgtTGACGCCAATGaacaagatgatgaagaggaagaagaggtagaagaatacgaggaggatgaggaagacaaCGATTCTCTTGAGGAAATGAATGGGATAAACGGCGGCAGCGAGTCGCCGTTAGACCTTGGTTCCTTTCAAAATGGTCACA AAGCGTTCGACATGACAACTCCGGAACTATTCACGTCGGCTGGCGCACAGCAGGCATTGCATCCTCTTCGCCGAACTGCGGATCGGGTCACGCGCCAAATTGAGGCATTCGCAGAAAAGCTCGACCGtttcaaacaaaaagagaaccGAGATAGTGAATTCGAGAATTACCAAGCTGCCTACCAATTGGTGAAGAGCTATCAAAATCTTGCAAATGATTCTATCGAGGATATCTCCAAGCAAAACACCCTGAAGCGCGCGAAGATGGGGTGGAATACCAGCCGGACCAATGGAACAGCGGCGCAGGATCCCAAGACACAGGAGGAACTTCAAAGATTACAGCTAGAAGCGAACACCTGGCAGCTCCTTCTTAATCTGATTAGCATCAACGATCCCCCAAGCAGGGCTAGTGCCAAACAAGCTCAAGAGACTGCCTTCCAGAATCTTCACCGCTACTCGACCGATCGCGAAATTTGGGAACAGTTCGTGGGTGCTGATCACTATGCTCTGGAATGCGTGATCATCATGAAATGGCTGGAACACACTTCAAAGTCAGCAAGTCAGGACATCGACTCGATAATCTCGGAGTTAGAGGCGCAGGCTCAAAGGGGCCAAGGGATGTGGACCCACGGCTGGCTCTATACTAAGGAGACTATCAAAGGTCAAAAGCGACTGCGAGCTTGGCCTCAACCTCTCGAGCCTAACGATCCCGCTGTCGCGGCCTCGCTCTTAGTCTCAGAGAAGTCAGAATCAATGATTACCCAATTGGATCCAGATGCGGTCACTCGACAAAAACAGAAGCTTCAGAAACAGGATCAGTTCCATGAGCGCGCGACTTGGATGACTTGCTGGAAGATGCTGAGACAGGGCGAAAGTTGGACAAAGATTCGGGAGTGGGCAGAATCTTGCCTGGAGAACTGGCGAGCTGTTAGCTTGTGTGGCTCGAGCGTGGACGCAAGCTCTTCTCGCGGGGAACGGACACCTGTTGACGATGGAACCACGCGCATGATGAACTGGCGGTCACAAACTACCTGGCGAAACGCCTGCTCTGCTTTGGCGCGTAGCCAAGGAACTGAAGATTTCGAGCGCGCCGTCTATGCATTGCTTTGTGGCGAGACAGAAGCTGCCTTTAAGGTCTGTCAAAGCTGGGATGACTACCTTTACGTTTATTTCAACAGCGTTGTGCTCTCCCGCTACCAAGGGTTCTGCAAGCAGTTTCAACGGAAACTTAATCACTCGCCTACTGTTCCTGTCGCATTTGTTCCCGAGCCTGTTGGGTATGCTGATGTGAACAAATTTGTGCTGTATACGAAGGGCAACGATCGCGTCGGGGTCGAGGCACGCAACCCGTATAGGACTATCCAGGCGGCTATCCTGGGTAAAGGGTACGACTCATTTTTCCACTCTCTGGCGAAAGCGGTATCACAAGCGGCGGCCAGCAAGGGAGATCTGTCTTTCGTACCAGATCTTCCGCCAGCTGCCGTGGACGACTCTTTATTGATTGCGGCTGAGGACGGCGATGCCTTGAGGATCGCGACTCATCTCTACATCATTGCGAATTCGCTCGGCTATGTGCGCTCAGATACGCAGTTCTCGACTAACGCGTCTATCAATGTCATTGGATATATTGCTAACTTGGAGGAAGCCCGGATTTACGATATCATCCCTCTTTATGCATCGCTTCTACCAACATACCAGGCACACTCTGTGCTTGGCCAGATCCTGATTGAGGTAGTCGACCCGCGGGAGAGACGACAACAAGTCAGGCTCATGGAGAATCATGGTATCGATGTTGAAGCTGTCTTGCGTGATCAGTGGCAGTGGGTTAGCGCTAGTGTTTCCTCGGTTGAACATTCAAGTACGCTTAAGCGATACCCCAAGGTTGTCCGTCGCAAGGATGGCCTGCCTGAGGTGGTACCAGTCAAGAAGGATTACATTGGAACCGATGTATCTGGTACGGAAGAACGCGTCATTAGAAGCTTGGAGTGGCTTCGCCATGTTGATGGACAATGGGGGAGGATCTGTCAACTGGGTGCCTTGCTGTACAGAAAATTTTATG TTACTGGTAGACTTGCTGCTGCTCGGGAGTTGAGTAGACGCATGAGGCTGTCGGATATCTCACGGGAGTCATTTGGGTTTGACCTGACAGAAATCCCCTTTGGCGTTGGGGATGGGGCAGAAGCGTCGACTCCAGAGCCCTCTAGCCCGACTAAGTCAAGGCTGTTCGGCTCTCCTCATAAGCGCAACCGATCCTTAACGAATAGACTGCCATCCGACGAGCAAACAAGCCTCTTGGTCCAACAATCGCAGACTATGCGTGACTTGGAAGAGCTTATTCTGGCGTTTAATGCACTTGAATGGTTTGCTGTGGTTTGTGAGAAGTTGGATAA GAATAAACGCAGACGCGATTCTGGTACGATCAAAAACCTGAAGGACGAGCTTCAGGAGTCTTTAGACGAAGTTTCTGTGCATGTTGACGCACTGCTGGATGAGTGGCTCATGGGGGCTGAGGATG AAACTGAACAAGCCGAGCTGGAAGAAATCCGAAAGACCTACATCCCGGAACTTTTCCTCGACTATCACAATGCGCTGTACTATGCTGGACATGTACTTACCAGCGAGCTTCTGGTGCAGTGCATGAACCTGGCAATGCAGGTGTCCGAAAACGAGTATCTGACTAGCGCCTTTGTGGCTTCTCGTCGGATGGCGGAGCTCGTGGACGCGTTGGCCTTGTCCAGCAAAGCCATGGTCAACACGCAGGCGAAGCCCGGCAAGAAGCTTTTGGGAGGCGAGTCTTTGGGCATTTGGAATGTCGACGTGCCCGATGAGGACAATGGCCTCCCTGAGGCGCAGTGA
- a CDS encoding putative P-type calcium ATPase (calcium transporting ATPase), with amino-acid sequence MSDSKSNANDSKQSQPLQRPQAPEIKINTDLNEEISPSTAHPTLQVSSENAYANDTSALLNSGSVSPLDGHSGGSIRSFTSDPRDHESRPTSPHNVSSPTHKMNDSVSHSNYLAVPGTRSRGNSLESEDTHQSSSTYGGDTYVPTASHGSRADLTKNMVINDEDALKPDPGREDEFTVENNKFAFSPGQLNKLLNPKNLGAFHALGGLRGLEKGLRTDINSGLSMDETALDGTVSFEDATSIASEESTQGSFSQPPRQPTRSGTEPAKQPDNGYTDRKRVFGNNKLPERKPKSILELAWIAYNDKVLILLTVAAIISLALGIYQSVTAKNGEPKVEWVEGVAIIVAIVIVVVVGAANDWQKERQFVKLNKKKDDRQVKVVRSGKTLEIPIQDVLVGDVMHLEPGDVIPVDGIFINGHDVKCDESSATGESDVLRKTAANEVFRAIEQHENLSKQDPFIVSGAKVSEGVGTFMVTSVGVHSTYGKTMMSLQDEGQTTPLQSKLNVLAEYIAKLGLAAGLLLFVVLFIKFLAQLKTYDGADEKGQAFLRIFIVAVTVIVVAVPEGLPLAVTLALAFATTRMLKDNNLVRLLRACETMGNATTICSDKTGTLTENKMTAVAATLGTSFRFVKDAGASSNGTDENGDATEVSNALSPSEFAKSLSAPVKQLLLDSIVLNSTAFEGEQEGAMTFIGSKTETALLGFARTYLALGSLSEARANAEIAQMVPFDSGRKCMAVVIKMGPGKYRMLVKGAAEILAAKSTRIISDPTKDLSNRPMSGDDKETLNTTIDRYAAKSLRAISLVYRDFSQWPPEGVRKQEKDSGLGDFDAVFKDMTMFAVFGIQDPLRAGVTESVQQCQKAGVFVRMVTGDNINTAKAIAGECGIFTPGGIAIEGPKFRQLSSAQIHQIIPRLQVLARSSPDDKKILVTHLKKLGETVAVTGDGTNDAQALKTADVGFSMGIAGTEVAKEASDIILMDDNFTSIIKAMAWGRTVNDAVKKFLQFQITVNITAVLLTFISAVASDTEESVLTAVQLLWVNLIMDTFAALALATDPPSPHVLDRRPEPKSAPLITLTMWKMILGQSIYQMAVTLVLNFAGGHFGYEGQVLSTVVFNAFVWMQIFNQWNSRRLDNGFNIFEGMLRNWWFLGIQFIIMGGQVLIVFVGGHAFSVTRINGAQWGVCLIIGVISLPIAVIIRLIPDALIEKLIPTFFSRKKAPELLVSDEDRFEWNPALTEIRDQLKFLKRVRGGRLRHLKHKLQHPEEFLPRSRSGSRSSRSRENSVPGTPVNEHSSTPSQPPTPESRSRKRARSRSNSAFGPATAMAGIVAGSIAGWSPIERAPTEGEPFKFDSTPHGGLENQQGIEIHPKTAADDRIVGDYLSSSKTPPSQNPDLLPYFEHAPPARAPSSRSIRSTSAHSRSAHSRSASRNES; translated from the coding sequence ATGTCGGATTCCAAATCGAACGCAAACGATTCGAAGCAGTCGCAACCCCTGCAACGACCGCAGGCCCCCGAAATCAAAATTAATACTGACCTGAACGAAGAGATCTCACCGAGTACGGCGCATCCCACGTTACAAGTCTCCAGCGAAAATGCCTATGCCAATGATACGAGCGCTCTCTTGAACAGCGGCAGTGTTTCGCCCTTGGATGGCCATTCGGGTGGCTCAATACGCTCTTTCACATCTGATCCACGGGATCACGAGAGTCGACCGACCTCTCCGCACAACGTATCGTCTCCTACACACAAGATGAACGACTCCGTGTCCCATTCGAATTACCTGGCGGTGCCCGGCACTAGATCCCGCGGGAACTCATTGGAGTCGGAGGACACACATCAGTCATCCAGCACATATGGCGGTGATACCTATGTCCCAACAGCATCTCATGGTTCTCGTGCAGATTTGACGAAGAATATGGTCATCAATGATGAGGATGCCCTTAAGCCAGATCCAGGCCGCGAGGATGAGTTTACGGTGGAAAACAACAAGTTCGCCTTCTCACCGGGTCAGCTAAATAAGCTCCTAAACCCAAAAAATCTCGGCGCCTTCCATGCCCTAGGTGGCCTTCGTGGATTAGAGAAGGGGCTACGGACTGACATTAACAGTGGGTTGAGTATGGATGAGACCGCGTTGGATGGAACCGTGAGCTTTGAGGATGCAACGTCAATCGCTTCGGAGGAATCGACACAAGGGTCTTTTTCCCAGCCCCCGCGGCAACCGACGAGATCTGGCACAGAACCTGCGAAACAACCTGACAATGGCTACACTGACCGGAAACGTGTTTTTGGAAACAATAAACTCCCTGAAAGAAAGCCTAAAAGTATCCTTGAGTTGGCTTGGATTGCATATAACGACAAGGTCCTGATTCTACTAACGGTTGCTGCTATTATTTCCCTCGCTCTTGGCATCTACCAGTCTGTAACAGCCAAGAACGGCGAACCCAAAGTGGAATGGGTCGAAGGTGTCGCTATTATTGTGGCCATTGTCATTGTGGTGGTAGTGGGGGCGGCGAATGACTGGCAGAAGGAGCGCCAATTTGTGAAATTgaacaaaaagaaggatGACCGACAGGTTAAAGTGGTTCGTTCTGGGAAAACACTGGAGATTCCAATTCAGGATGTCCTGGTCGGCGACGTCATGCATCTCGAACCCGGTGATGTAATCCCAGTCGACGGTATTTTCATCAATGGTCACGATGTCAAGTGTGATGAGTCTTCCGCGACAGGCGAGTCGGATGTATTACGCAAGACTGCTGCCAACGAAGTCTTCCGGGCTATTGAGCAACATGAAAACCTCTCGAAGCAAGACCCTTTCATCGTGTCTGGCGCAAAAGTCTCCGAAGGAGTGGGGACATTCATGGTCACATCCGTTGGAGTTCATTCAACATACGGGAAAACTATGATGTCCCTCCAGGACGAGGGCCAGACGACTCCGCTGCAGTCGAAGCTGAATGTCCTTGCTGAATATATTGCCAAACTCGGTCTTGCCGCCGGattattgttgtttgttGTGTTGTTTATCAAATTCCTCGCTCAGCTGAAAACCTATGACGGTGCCGATGAGAAAGGTCAAGCTTTCCTGAGAATTTTCATTGTTGCTGTGACAGTCATCGTAGTTGCTGTTCCTGAAGGATTACCTCTGGCTGTCACACTAGCGCTCGCCTTTGCCACAACACGCATGCTCAAGGACAACAACCTGGTGCGGCTGCTTCGGGCCTGTGAGACTATGGGGAACGCGACAACGATTTGTTCCGACAAAACAGGCACCTTGACGGAAAACAAAATGACTGCCGTTGCTGCCACCTTGGGAACGAGCTTTAGGTTCGTTAAGGATGCTGGTGCCTCCTCCAATGGAACGGATGAGAACGGCGACGCAACCGAAGTTTCAAATGCCTTGTCACCGTCTGAGTTTGCCAAAAGTCTTTCTGCTCCAGTCAAGCAGCTCTTACTCGACTCAATCGTGCTGAACTCCACAGCATTTGAAGGAGAACAGGAGGGGGCTATGACGTTTATTGGTTCAAAGACCGAAACAGCGCTTTTGGGTTTCGCAAGAACCTATCTCGCTCTCGGTTCGCTTAGTGAGGCACGGGCTAACGCAGAAATCGCTCAGATGGTGCCCTTTGATTCCGGTCGTAAGTGTATGGCTGTAGTGATCAAAATGGGACCTGGAAAGTACAGGATGTTGGTCAAAGGTGCAGCGGAGATTCTGGCTGCGAAATCTACGCGTATCATCTCCGATCCAACAAAAGATTTGTCTAATCGCCCGATGTCCGGTGACGATAAGGAAACCTTGAATACGACGATTGATCGGTATGCGGCCAAGTCCTTGAGAGCTATCAGCTTAGTATACCGCGATTTCAGTCAGTGGCCGCCCGAAGGGGTACGCAAGCAGGAAAAAGATAGTGGCCTCGGGGATTTTGACGCCGTATTCAAGGACATGACCATGTTCGCGGTATTTGGCATCCAGGATCCCCTCCGAGCTGGTGTGACAGAATCCGTTCAACAATGCCAGAAAGCTGGTGTTTTTGTCCGAATGGTGACCGGAGATAATATTAACACGGCTAAGGCTATTGCTGGAGAGTGTGGTATCTTTACGCCTGGAGGAATTGCAATTGAAGGACCCAAATTTCGCCAACTTAGCTCCGCTCAGATTCACCAGATTATCCCTCGACTGCAGGTTTTGGCCCGATCTAGCCCTGATGATAAGAAAATCCTGGTTACTCATCTGAAGAAGTTAGGTGAGACGGTTGCGGTTACCGGTGATGGAACAAACGATGCCCAGGCTCTTAAGACAGCAGACGTTGGGTTTTCCATGGGAATTGCTGGCACCGAAGTGGCAAAGGAGGCGTCAGATATCATCCTGATGGACGATAACTTCACCTCGATCATCAAGGCTATGGCCTGGGGTAGGACTGTGAACGATGCGGTCAAGAAGTTTCTGCAATTCCAAATTACAGTCAATATCACTGCGGTCCTCCTAACATTCATCTCGGCCGTGGCTAGTGACACCGAAGAATCGGTTCTTACGGCAGTACAACTTCTATGGGTTAATCTTATCATGGACACTTTCGCAGCGCTTGCTCTAGCGACTGATCCGCCCTCTCCACATGTTCTTGACCGCAGACCCGAACCCAAATCCGCGCCGCTTATCACCCTCACAATGTGGAAAATGATCCTCGGCCAAAGTATCTATCAAATGGCCGTCACGCTTGTCTTGAACTTTGCAGGAGGCCACTTCGGTTACGAAGGCCAGGTACTCTCTACAGTTGTATTCAATGCCTTCGTTTGGATGCAGATCTTCAACCAGTGGAACTCTCGCCGCCTGGACAATGGTTTCAATATCTTTGAAGGCATGCTCCGCAATTGGTGGTTCCTTGGAATCCAGTTCATCATCATGGGTGGGCAGGTCTTGATCGTTTTTGTTGGTGGCCATGCCTTCTCTGTCACCAGAATAAACGGTGCGCAATGGGGAGTCTGTTTGATCATTGGCGTGATCTCTCTTCCAATTGCAGTCATCATTCGGCTGATTCCAGATGCACTCATTGAGAAACTCATCCCCACCTTCTTCAGCCGCAAAAAGGCTCCCGAGCTTCTGGTTTCTGACGAGGATCGCTTTGAGTGGAACCCTGCTCTGACTGAGATTCGGGATCAACTCAAATTCCTGAAGAGGGTCCGGGGAGGTCGGTTGAGACACCTGAAGCACAAATTGCAGCATCCTGAAGAGTTCCTTCCAAGATCACGGAGCGGCTCAAGGTCATCACGGTCAAGAGAAAACTCGGTCCCTGGAACACCTGTCAATGAACACAGCAGTACCCCATCTCAGCCCCCTACTCCAGAGTCGCGGTCAAGGAAACGAGCTCGATCTCGCTCGAACTCTGCATTTGGACCTGCTACGGCCATGGCGGGTATAGTTGCTGGAAGTATTGCAGGCTGGTCGCCTATTGAAAGAGCGCCAACAGAGGGAGAGCCATTCAAGTTCGATTCCACTCCACACGGTGGCTTGGAAAACCAGCAAGGCATTGAAATTCACCCCAAGACAGCAGCAGACGATCGGATCGTGGGAGACTATCTTTCATCGTCGAAGACGCCCCCAAGCCAGAACCCAGACCTCCTACCGTACTTTGAGCATGCTCCTCCTGCACGGGCTCCATCTAGCCGCAGCATAAGGTCAACATCTGCACACAGTCGGTCCGCTCACAGCCGGTCCGCATCCCGAAACGAAAGTTGA
- a CDS encoding Metallo-dependent phosphatase-like protein, which produces MMPLFGKQGNSLDELLNRPRPSAWQQFMKQPCIFLARKLYTWQSTIAAQPVKDPVSVVCISDTHNCQPSLPDGDILIHAGDLTQSGPLKEIQATLDWLRAQPHTTKIVIAGNHDLCLDHNFHRPKVEEETPDWGDIVYLQNSEVSITCSNGRHLRVYGSPYSPRQGNWAFQYPRSEDFWGNRVPANIDILITHGPPRAHLDLLNLGCTYLLQTLWRVRPRLHVFGHVHEGAGTEWLQFDALQSAYERTVVSGGGIWNLIYTMKEFVGKFFRPATEAKCLLINASIVGGLRDHERRQPVKLFI; this is translated from the coding sequence ATGATGCCACTATTTGGGAAGCAAGGCAATAGTCTCGACGAGCTTCTCAACCGACCACGCCCATCAGCCTGGCAGCAGTTCATGAAGCAGCCATGCATCTTTCTCGCGCGCAAGCTTTACACTTGGCAGAGCACAATCGCTGCCCAACCAGTCAAAGACCCTGTCTCAGTTGTATGCATCTCTGATACACATAACTGccaaccttctcttccagACGGCGATATTCTTATCCACGCAGGGGACCTGACTCAATCAGGGCCATTGAAAGAAATACAAGCGACACTAGACTGGCTACGCGCACAGCCGCATACAACGAAGATAGTCATCGCTGGAAATCATGATCTATGTCTTGATCATAATTTTCACCGTCCAaaggtcgaggaagaaacTCCCGACTGGGGAGATATAGTTTATCTCCAAAACTCAGAAGTGTCCATCACCTGTAGTAATGGCCGCCATCTAAGAGTCTACGGCAGCCCCTACTCACCACGTCAGGGTAACTGGGCCTTCCAGTATCCTCGCTCTGAGGACTTCTGGGGCAACAGGGTACCAGCTAATATCGACATTCTCATAACACACGGCCCGCCACGCGCCCATCTAGATTTGCTCAACCTCGGCTGTACATATTTATTGCAGACGCTCTGGCGTGTTCGTCCCCGCTTGCATGTCTTCGGACATGTTCATGAAGGCGCGGGGACCGAGTGGCTGCAGTTCGATGCGCTGCAAAGTGCGTATGAGCGTACTGTGGTTTCTGGCGGCGGTATATGGAATCTTATCTATACGATGAAAGAGTTTGTGGGGAAATTCTTTCGTCCTGCCACCGAAGCTAAGTGTCTACTTATAAACGCATCCATCGTGGGTGGTCTTCGAGATCATGAGCGCCGACAGCCTGTCAAACTGTTCATTTAG
- a CDS encoding putative purine-cytosine permease (nucleoside transporter): MMSEAEKARISPSLQSVTQEDLEDQTPLNGSHRSRYQRWAGSIKGLEARGIEPIPVEERLKTSPSASFHMLLMWFSMGMALNNMVVGSLGTLVMKLSFADAALCAIFGNLLGGMAVGYMSTWGPRSGNRTLIVARYFMGYYPSKVCCSLNVLTNLGYGMMNCMIGGQLLSKISGGAVSVVVGIIIVALASLVMATFGMQIFQYYERYAWFPQLLVLCIITGSAGPQFDFQSPSVGSSGEVNAKRLAFFSLCLSVALAWAPLAADYYVYYPPTIRRWRTWSMTTMGGCLAMIITLLLGVGLGSGVAKNPKWAETYDGTPASLLMAGYGRLGGFGKFCAFINVVTVVSSNAPGSYSMAMNFQMLGNVWSKIPRPVFTVTTTVIYTACAIGGRDFLYEIFKSFLPLIGYWIIIWFTIVAEEDLLFRRSKGYDWSAWNCRQKLPVGVAAALAFLVGWAGAIVGMDQVYYTGPIGKAVNGGCDLGIWLGFGFTALAFPPLRMLELRVLGR; encoded by the exons ATGATGTCTGAGGCTGAAAAAGCTCGTATATCCCCATCTCTTCAGAGTGTTACACAAGAGGATTTAGAAGATCAGACTCCCCTTAATGGAAGTCACAGATCGAGGTACCAGAGATGGGCGGGAAGTATCAAGGGCCTCGAGGCGCGTGGCATTGAGCCGATACCAGTTGAGGAACGCCTGAAGACTAGCCCATCAGCATCATTTCATATGTTGCTTATGTGGTTCAGTATGGGGATGGCCTTGAACAATATGGTGGTTGGATCATTGGGCACGCTTGTAATGAAGCTGAGCTTTGCAGATGCTGCTCTTTGCGCAATATTTGGAAATCTTTTGGGGGGTATGGCAGTTGGGTATATGAGCACTTGGGGACCCAGAAGTGGGAATCGTACTCTT ATAGTTGCCCGATATTTTATGGGGTACTACCCTAGCAAGGTGTGCTGCTCGCTGAATGTGCTTACAAACTTGGGTTATGGGATGATGAATTGTATGATCGGCGGGCAGTTACTCTCAAAAATATCAGGTGGAGCCGTATCCGTCGTTGTTGGTATTATCATTGTCGCGCTTGCAAGCTTGGTGATGGCTACATTTGGAATGCAGATCTTCCAATATTATGAGAG ATATGCTTGGTTCCCGCAGTTGTTGGTACTCTGCATCATCACCGGGTCGGCAGGACCACAGTTTGATTTTCAGAGTCCGTCGGTCGGATCCTCAGGCGAGGTCAATGCCAAACGTCTGGCATTCTTCTCTCTTTGTTTATCTGTAGCCCTCGCATGGGCACCGTTAGCTGCAGACTACTATGTCTACTATCCGCCGACTATTAGGCGATGGAGGACATGGTCAATGACCACGATGGGAGGATGCTTGGCTATGATCATTACTCTTCTCCTTGGAGTTGGTCTAGGAAGCGGAGTGGCGAAAAACCCAAAGTGGGCTGAAACCTATGATGGTACACCGGCGAGTCTATTGATGGCTGGTTATGGCAGACTTGGAGGCTTTGGCAAATTCTGTGCGTTCATCAATGTCGTGACAGTGGTCTCCAGTAATGCTCCCGGATCTTATTCAATGGCTATGAATTTCCAGATGCTCGGCAATGTTTGGTCGAAAATTCCACGTCCTGTCTTCACTGTTACGACGACAGTGATATACACGGCATGCGCCATTGGAGGACGAGATTTCCTATACGAGATTTTCAAGAGCTTCCTCCCCCTGATTGGTTATTggatcatcatctggttCACCATTGTTGCGGAGGAAGACCTGCTCTTTCGACGTAGCAAAGGCTATGACTGGTCCGCGTGGAACTGTCGACAGAAGCTGCCGGTAGGAGTTGCTGCTGCCCTAGCTTTTCTGGTTGGTTGGGCGGGGGCAATTGTAGGGATG GATCAAGTGTACTATACGGGGCCGATTGGGAAAGCAGTCAATGGAGGCTGTGATTTGGGAATCTGGCTCGGTTTCGGTTTCACGGCTCTCGCCTTCCCTCCACTGAGAATGTTGGAGTTGAGGGTGCTTGGACGCTGA
- a CDS encoding uncharacterized protein (domain of unknown function-domain containing protein), protein MPSTGSCLTKNSYQEEKCQNQINALYECCNAFYQAQGEDAKTPSCPKPSLLKLRMKQRGQGN, encoded by the exons ATGCCATCCACGGGCA GCTGTTTGACGAAGAACTCATATCAGGAAGAAAAGTGCCAAAACCAGATAAATGCCTTGTATGAATGCTGTAACGCCTTCTATCAAGCTCAAGGGGAGGATGCAAAGACACCCAGTTGCCCTAAGCCCAGTCTGCTCAAGCTGAGGATGAAACAGCGCGGTCAGGGCAACTga